A region from the Bactrocera dorsalis isolate Fly_Bdor chromosome 1, ASM2337382v1, whole genome shotgun sequence genome encodes:
- the LOC105233271 gene encoding uncharacterized protein LOC105233271 yields the protein MINLEDGRKSIAHFRRSVYGGDEVDFTDIFQYDMDEDDHKQMLSVMRDSMMRLPGTFRSGILDKFVDEHPSLRWTVDEDEVDTAVGYTFESLIPSRWILIHDEFDKQLRSFSSTFSIRDPDRFWGIVQRTQQPHFEMARTLAIEKLANDVNTSLYMIYKLNDCKNKNFNLEDYDHFQVFSWTDDRFLARRQMKGVAWVDIFKKSLTENCLDAFKLRYDIMELVRLLKPYLISFCAKNRELAVQTLAMINNANNLLEMHNKIEEELEQSVALFMKKINEITNISLTRRSVGRDVVKNYFELETLAYIVRDPIEQRYHMNYLINRAAEWQDYTDKKENDIRQELEDINRKHSVELYCNASMMQCIYGIIQDYKTRIETMTVEYDRRMSELQDKNTKLKVGLDNMKMQKEFLMGEMEYMSAKVREIVSGGGPAGGVKRTKSKRSHPSVASRLSQVSRSSNRLRQSKLKQAK from the exons ATGATTAACTTAGAGGACGGCAGAAAGAGCATTGCGCATTTTCGCAGAAGTGTCTATGGCGGCGATGAGGTCGACTTCACCGATATTTTCCAATACGACATGGATGAGGACGACCACAAGCAAATGTTATCTGTAATGAGGGACTCTATGATGCGCTTACCGGGCACGTTTCGCAGCGGAATTTTGGACAAATTCGTGGATGAACATCCGTCTCTACGATGGACCGTCGACGAGGATGAAGTAGACACTGCCGTCGGATATACTTTTGAGAGTTTAATTCCGTCACGCTGGATTTTAATACACGATGAATTCGACAAACAGTTGCGCTCATTTTCGAGCACTTTCTCCATACGCGATCCGGATAGGTTCTGGGGCATTGTACAGCGAACACAACAACCACATTTCGAAATGGCACGTACGCTCGCAATTGAAAAATTGGCTAACGACGTCAATACGTCATTGTATATGATTTACAAACTAAATGATTGCAAAAATAAGAACTTCAACCTGGAAGACTACGACCATTTTCAAGTTTTCAGTTGGACTGATGATCGTTTCCTCGCCAGGCGCCAAATGAAAGGCGTTGCTTGGGtggatatcttcaaaaaatcacTCACGGAAAATTGTTTGGACGCTTTCAAGCTGCGTTACGACATTATGGAATTGGTGCGTTTGCTGAAACCATACCTTATAAGCTTCTGTGCCAAGAATAGGGAACTCGCAGTGCAGACGCTAGCGATGATAAA CAATGCAAACAATCTGTTGGAGATGCATAATAAAATCGAGGAGGAGCTGGAACAGAGTGTggcattatttatgaaaaaaatcaatgaGATCACAAATATTTCACTGACACGCCGAAGTGTGGGCCGGGATGTGGTGAAGAACTATTTCGAATTGGAAACCTTAGCTTATATAG TGCGTGATCCGATTGAGCAGCGTTATCATATGAATTATTTGATCAACAGAGCCGCTGAATGGCAGGACTACACGGACAAGAAGGAGAATGATATAAGACAAGAACTGGAAGACATCAACCGGAAGCATAGCGTGGAACTGTATTGCAACGCCTCGATGATGCAGTGCATATATGGCATAATACAG GACTATAAAACTCGCATCGAAACCATGACCGTGGAATATGATCGCCGCATGAGTGAGCTGCAAGATAAAAACACAAAACTCAAGGTTGGCTTGGATaatatgaaaatgcaaaaagaGTTTCTGATGGGAGAAATGGAGTACATGAGTGCGAAAGTTAGAGAAATTGTGTCGGGTGGTGGTCCGGCTGGGGGTGTGAAACGTACTAAATCTAAACGATCACATCCATCGGTTGCTTCGCGATTATCGCAGGTATCCCGCTCCTCAAATAGGTTACGTCAGTCCAAGTTGAAACAAGCAAAGTAA
- the LOC105233272 gene encoding uncharacterized protein LOC105233272, whose protein sequence is MLKSPASRDQFPNKMAHSPVVKQLAIDKMFANMQRRLSLLHNTLICDEEEAYKVETPYKLFSWSKEDFEARLKLDNLVWLEVFIMNMSKSCMGLRKLETDIEELLEFAKLFYEIFAGKNLRTEFIAKKLKSALALIDLPAAMETQLKNNAKKDEELCVRVHEKMFTKTDDKTANKKINVLEHIFSESIAYDPIETRYQIRYQNSLVEQFEDRTLIEQNKIQKEIDRYNELMRVEKYCSQCTINALYAETNKYRTRIDELGAQYTKENDDITNKIAIKRANCEKLRVQRSYLEEEIVRFKEEIANVLRQKKKKKSKFHLSREQSNTSQSNMESPLPLEKKNTKKKTK, encoded by the exons ATGCTGAAATCTCCTGCGTCCAGAGATCAATTCCCGAATAAAATGGCACATTCTCCAGTTGTCAAGCAATTGGCTATCGACAAGATGTTTGCAAATATGCAGCGCCGACTTTCATTACTTCACAACACACTTATTTGCGATGAGGAAGAGGCATATAAAGTAGAAACGCCTTACAAATTATTCAGTTGGTCCAAAGAAGATTTCGAAGCTCGACTGAAATTGGATAATTTGGTTTGGCTTGAGGTGTTCATTATGAATATGTCGAAGAGTTGTATGGGATTGAGAAAACTAGAAACTGATATCGAAGAATTACTGGAATTTGCCAAACTATTTTATGAGATTTTTGCGGGAAAGAATTTGCGAACAGAATTCATTGCTAAAAAGTTAAA ATCGGCGTTGGCTCTAATAGACTTACCAGCAGCTATGGAAACTCAGCTTAAGAATAATGCTAAAAAGGATGAAGAGTTATGTGTTCGtgttcatgaaaaaatgtttaccaAAACGGATGATAAAAccgctaataaaaaaataaatgtactggaacatatattttctgaaagtaTAG CTTACGACCCCATCGAAACACGTTATCAGATACGCTATCAAAACTCACTGGTCGAACAATTTGAGGATAGGACTTTAATCGAGCAGAATAAGATCCAGAAAGAGATCGATAGATATAACGAACTAATGCGTGTAGAAAAGTATTGCTCGCAGTGTACGATAAACGCTCTCTATGCAGAAACAAAT AAATATAGAACCCGCATAGACGAGTTGGGTGCTCAATATACGAAGGAAAACGATGACATAACCAACAAGATCGCCATCAAGCGTGCGAATTGTGAAAAGCTACGTGTTCAGCGTAGCTATCTGGAGGAAGAAATTGTTCGCTTCAAGGAAGAAATCGCTAATGTACTACgtcaaaagaagaagaagaagtcaaaGTTTCATCTCAGCCGCGAACAG AGTAATACTTCGCAGAGCAACATGGAGAGCCCACTACCTTTGGAAAAGAAAAATACGAAGAAGAAGACGAAGTAG
- the LOC105233269 gene encoding uncharacterized protein LOC105233269 has protein sequence MDDIEREVGRKSIAQFRKSIYGGDEVDFADIFQFDIDEDDHKKILDVMRDSLQRLPDSFRSNILDRFIDEHPELNWKIEETGEKDEDQDNLEDILKTFRFDSLIPSRWVEVHETFDRKLRPFSSAFMIRDSEKFWAIIQATKVAHFEPVRTYAVEKLGNDINNSLYMIFKMNLCKEEDFKLGDFEHFHVFSWTDDRFFARRHMKGIAWVDIFIKSLTEKCLDAFKLRYDITELVRLLKPLLASFYSANPAFIKESKEVIENARLLLGFHDKVMKELEENLEFFCQKVNQITNISLHRRSANRDVVKNYFELETLAYVVRDPIEKRYQINYCKQKTADWQCYFENQERQIEEKLLKVQKKHNAEVYCHSSMMQCIYGIIEDYKRRIEELSQEYDRRFNELEDKNHKLKTNMDKIKIQTDFLMAEKEYMQARIEEMQKGKEVQLPKRKKRSLLSMLSSASVRELKKKRSRLN, from the exons ATGGACGATATAGAGAGAGAGGTGGGGCGTAAGAGCATCGCTCAATTTCGCAAGAGCATCTATGGCGGTGATGAAGTCGACTTCGCCGATATTTTTCAATTCGATATTGATGAAGACGATCATAAGAAAATATTAGATGTGATGAGGGACTCTCTACAGCGCTTACCTGATAGCTTTCGTAGCAATATTTTGGACCGATTCATAGATGAACATCCCGAGTTAAACTGGAAGATTGAGGAAACTGGGGAGAAAGACGAAGATCAAGACAATTTAGAAgacattttgaaaacatttcgtTTTGATAGCTTAATACCTTCGCGTTGGGTGGAAGTACACGAGACATTTGACAGAAAATTGCGTCCGTTTTCGAGCGCTTTCATGATCAGAGATTCCGAAAAGTTTTGGGCTATAATTCAAGCAACTAAAGTAGCACATTTCGAGCCGGTACGCACGTATGCGGTTGAAAAATTAGGCAACGACATTAACAATTCCCTGTATATGAtctttaaaatgaatttatgcAAAGAAGAGGACTTCAAATTAGGAGACTTTGAGCATTTTCATGTTTTCAGTTGGACGGACGATCGATTTTTCGCCAGAAGACATATGAAAGGTATTGCTTGGgttgatattttcataaaatcgtTAACAGAGAAATGTTTGGACGCATTCAAATTGCGCTATGATATTACGGAATTGGTGCGACTGCTGAAACCGCTACTAGCAAGCTTCTATAGCGCAAATCCTGCGTTCATAAAAGAAAGCAAAGAAGTGATTGA AAATGCACGTCTATTGCTGGGTTTTCATGACAAAGTCATGAAAGAACTGGAAGAGAACCTCGAATTTTTCTGCCAAAAAGTCAATCAGATCACCAATATTTCACTCCACCGTCGAAGTGCGAACCGTGATGTGGTAAAAAACTACTTCGAACTGGAAACATTGGCCTATGTTG TTCGTGATCCCATCGAGAAGCGATATCAAATCAATTACTGCAAGCAAAAGACAGCTGACTGGCAGTGCTACTTTGAAAACCAGGAGCGTCAAATTGAGGAAAAATTACTTAAAGTTCAGAAGAAGCATAACGCCGAAGTCTACTGTCATTCATCCATGATGCAGTGCATATACGGCATAATAGAG GACTACAAACGTCGCATTGAGGAACTGTCGCAAGAATATGATCGTCGTTTCAATGAACTCGAAGACAAAAATCACAAACTTAAAACCAATATGGATAAAATAAAGATTCAAACCGACTTTTTAATGGCCGAAAAGGAATACATGCAAGCGCGTATTGAGGAAATGCAAAAAGGCAAGGAAGTACAACttccgaaaaggaaaaaacgcTCCCTCCTTTCGATGTTATCAAGTGCCAGCGTCAGAGAATTGAAGAAGAAACGTTCCAGgttaaattaa